From Alienimonas californiensis, a single genomic window includes:
- a CDS encoding AI-2E family transporter, with protein MTAARDDAAVLDESAAAGAGTLDEGDSPSGLADAPDEVLDELERTHDEEAFTEELLEETPRPAASAPMEASRTAEIADLELPPVVALRVSAFSLLALTLIALGAVMFLARGVFLPIAAAAVLNLLLSPLVRALKRGRIPEPIGAGIVLGAAGAALLGLAAAVLPAVQSQFAEAPEIIQKIQRQYAPELEAFYNLTAKVEKTEATADAAVDPAESAREVVERDPQAILEEEAAEEADAEEIPVDVTSSLTGELLGDDVFNAARNVLTLAFATVVLLYFLLASGDVFTRKCIELTPHFRDKRAVRVLIGDAQAAIGNYLLTVTVINAGLGVAVGSTMWLIGMPNAVLWGALAFLFNYIPYVGAVFGAAIVTLVSFGEFEGLRMFLAPALYLCWTTLEGNFITPSILGERLNLNAPVIFAWLLLLGWIWGVPGALLAVPILAAMKILCDHVDALGPVGKFLTGD; from the coding sequence ATGACGGCCGCCCGGGACGACGCCGCGGTTCTGGACGAATCCGCCGCCGCCGGGGCGGGGACCCTCGATGAAGGGGATTCGCCCTCCGGGTTGGCGGACGCCCCGGACGAGGTGCTGGACGAACTGGAACGCACCCACGACGAGGAGGCGTTCACCGAGGAACTGCTGGAGGAGACGCCGCGGCCGGCGGCGAGCGCCCCGATGGAGGCCTCGCGCACCGCGGAGATCGCCGATCTGGAGTTGCCCCCGGTCGTGGCGCTGCGGGTGTCGGCGTTCAGTCTGCTGGCGCTGACGTTGATCGCCCTGGGGGCTGTGATGTTCCTGGCCCGCGGCGTGTTCCTGCCGATCGCGGCGGCGGCGGTGCTGAACCTGCTGCTCTCCCCGCTGGTGCGGGCGCTCAAACGCGGCCGCATCCCGGAGCCGATCGGCGCGGGAATTGTGCTCGGCGCGGCGGGCGCGGCGCTGTTGGGCCTGGCCGCCGCGGTGTTGCCCGCGGTGCAGAGCCAGTTCGCGGAAGCCCCGGAGATTATTCAGAAGATTCAGCGGCAATACGCCCCGGAGTTGGAGGCGTTCTATAACCTGACGGCCAAGGTCGAGAAGACCGAGGCCACGGCCGACGCCGCCGTCGACCCCGCCGAAAGCGCCCGCGAGGTCGTCGAGCGGGACCCGCAGGCGATCCTCGAAGAGGAAGCGGCGGAGGAGGCGGACGCAGAGGAGATCCCCGTTGACGTGACGAGTTCACTGACCGGGGAGCTGCTGGGCGACGACGTGTTCAACGCCGCCCGCAACGTGCTGACGCTGGCCTTCGCCACCGTGGTGCTGCTGTATTTCCTGCTCGCCAGCGGGGACGTGTTCACCCGCAAGTGCATCGAACTGACGCCCCACTTCCGCGACAAGCGGGCGGTGCGGGTGCTGATCGGCGACGCGCAGGCGGCGATCGGGAACTATTTGTTGACCGTCACGGTCATCAACGCCGGCCTGGGGGTGGCGGTCGGCTCGACGATGTGGCTCATCGGCATGCCGAACGCCGTGCTGTGGGGGGCGCTGGCGTTCCTGTTCAATTACATCCCCTACGTCGGGGCGGTGTTCGGGGCGGCGATCGTCACGCTCGTGTCGTTCGGGGAGTTCGAGGGCCTGCGCATGTTCCTGGCGCCGGCGCTGTATTTGTGCTGGACGACGTTGGAGGGGAACTTCATCACCCCCAGCATCCTTGGCGAGCGGCTCAACTTGAACGCCCCGGTGATCTTCGCCTGGCTGCTGTTGCTGGGCTGGATCTGGGGCGTGCCCGGCGCCCTGCTGGCGGTGCCGATTTTGGCGGCGATGAAGATTCTCTGCGACCACGTCGACGCCCTCGGCCCGGTGGGCAAGTTCCTGACGGGGGACTGA
- a CDS encoding PH domain-containing protein encodes MADVPTSQPDRGDAEAGGDAAQVQHLTYQCPHCGAKSSVAEVLMGERIDCRRCHKPFELGVPVAQPIRDEPGAKADYVVDPGGGDTEEVVFVTHPAAFRNRPGKAFLAVLAIALGVVGAIGGLIGGLGWGVIEPISGAIGGTVLAGIGGVLILLGAIPLLVWWLRSRFETLTITGRRTTFRFGLIARDTTEIQHDDVRNLQVDQSGLDRLFGVGDLFLSSSGQDDLEIRAYGIPHPEHAANVVRDLQ; translated from the coding sequence GTGGCCGACGTTCCCACCAGCCAGCCCGATAGGGGAGACGCCGAGGCCGGCGGGGACGCCGCCCAGGTGCAGCACCTGACCTACCAGTGCCCGCACTGCGGGGCGAAGTCGTCCGTCGCCGAGGTGCTGATGGGCGAGCGGATCGACTGCCGCCGCTGCCACAAGCCGTTCGAATTGGGCGTGCCCGTCGCCCAACCGATCCGCGACGAACCGGGCGCCAAGGCGGATTACGTCGTCGACCCCGGCGGCGGCGACACGGAGGAGGTCGTGTTCGTCACCCATCCCGCCGCGTTCCGGAACCGGCCGGGCAAAGCGTTTCTGGCCGTGCTGGCGATCGCGTTGGGCGTCGTCGGCGCGATCGGCGGGCTGATCGGCGGATTGGGCTGGGGGGTGATCGAGCCCATCAGCGGGGCGATCGGCGGGACCGTATTGGCGGGGATCGGCGGGGTGTTGATCCTGCTCGGGGCGATCCCGCTGCTCGTCTGGTGGCTGCGGAGCCGGTTCGAAACCCTCACGATCACCGGCCGCCGGACGACGTTCCGGTTCGGCCTGATCGCCCGGGACACGACCGAGATCCAGCACGACGACGTCCGCAACCTCCAGGTGGATCAGTCCGGCCTGGATCGCCTGTTCGGCGTGGGCGACCTGTTCCTGTCCAGCAGCGGGCAGGACGACCTGGAAATCCGGGCCTACGGCATCCCCCACCCGGAGCACGCGGCGAACGTCGTCCGGGACCTGCAATGA
- a CDS encoding mechanosensitive ion channel family protein: protein MVRLPAPAPLLVALLSVTAPALAPASAPAAFAQDAPPATTDPVEPTEGPDERLSGQTIDVDDETDDEAIAAALEVRLRRLEDAGWIVNPSVRVGDGIVTLRGVSDTPEHRARIAELASTVGGVSVVINNLTVAPPDPFDLSRITATLRGWLTNAVAAVPYVLFALVVLGLTFFAAGLARRLARRVLGPRIENPLLETVAVRAVAILVGIVGVYLVLSVSGLTGLAAGVLGGAGLGGLVVGFAFRNIAENFLASVLLSVSQPFRAGDVVEIGAEKGVVQKVTTRGTWLMSFEGNHIQIPNGTVYTSVIRNLTANPNMRLNFVVGLDYADGVAEAQQVIADALRSHPAVLTDPEPMVLLDELGASTVNLKVYFWCDGVANSTLKVRSSVIRTVKRAVEDAGLTMPDEAREVIFPKGVPLRGLPPAWTHDGRGEDGRSDEGAHGPAAASPPEQAGPTQADPNKADDAPAVRILTPEEPIVSAGEGNLSSDTPELNDQARRSRDPDDARDLLADSPDAPRSSPDRASPDRPAAPPPPSPR, encoded by the coding sequence GTGGTTCGACTCCCCGCCCCCGCTCCGCTGCTCGTGGCGCTACTGAGCGTCACGGCGCCGGCCCTCGCCCCGGCCTCCGCCCCGGCGGCCTTCGCCCAGGACGCCCCGCCGGCCACGACCGATCCGGTCGAGCCGACGGAGGGACCGGATGAACGGCTGTCCGGTCAGACGATCGACGTCGACGACGAGACCGACGACGAGGCGATCGCCGCCGCCCTGGAGGTGCGGCTCCGACGGCTGGAGGACGCCGGCTGGATCGTCAATCCGTCGGTGCGGGTCGGCGACGGAATCGTGACGCTCCGCGGCGTCTCCGACACGCCGGAACACCGCGCCCGGATCGCGGAACTGGCTTCCACGGTGGGCGGCGTCTCGGTCGTCATCAACAACCTCACGGTCGCCCCGCCGGACCCGTTCGATCTTTCCCGGATCACCGCCACGCTGCGGGGTTGGCTGACGAACGCGGTCGCGGCGGTGCCCTACGTGCTGTTCGCGCTGGTCGTGCTGGGGCTGACGTTCTTCGCCGCCGGGCTGGCCCGGCGGCTGGCCCGACGGGTGCTGGGCCCGCGGATCGAAAACCCGCTGCTGGAAACGGTCGCGGTCCGGGCGGTGGCGATTCTGGTGGGGATCGTGGGGGTCTATCTGGTGCTCAGCGTCAGCGGGCTGACGGGCCTTGCCGCGGGGGTGCTGGGCGGGGCGGGCCTGGGCGGGTTGGTGGTGGGCTTCGCCTTTCGCAACATCGCGGAGAATTTCCTTGCCAGCGTGCTGCTGAGTGTGTCCCAGCCGTTCCGGGCCGGGGACGTCGTGGAGATCGGTGCGGAAAAGGGCGTCGTGCAGAAGGTGACCACCCGCGGCACCTGGTTGATGAGCTTCGAGGGCAATCATATTCAGATCCCCAACGGCACCGTTTATACGTCCGTGATCCGCAACCTCACGGCGAACCCGAACATGCGGCTGAACTTCGTGGTCGGCCTGGACTACGCCGACGGCGTCGCCGAGGCCCAGCAGGTGATCGCCGACGCCCTCCGCTCCCACCCCGCGGTGCTGACCGACCCGGAGCCGATGGTCCTGCTGGACGAACTGGGCGCCAGCACGGTGAATTTAAAGGTCTATTTCTGGTGCGACGGCGTGGCGAACAGCACGTTGAAGGTTCGCAGCAGCGTGATTCGCACGGTTAAACGGGCCGTCGAGGACGCCGGCCTGACGATGCCGGACGAGGCCCGCGAGGTGATCTTCCCGAAGGGCGTGCCGCTGCGGGGCCTCCCGCCCGCCTGGACCCACGACGGCCGGGGCGAGGACGGCCGGAGCGACGAGGGGGCCCACGGCCCGGCGGCGGCCTCCCCCCCCGAGCAGGCCGGCCCAACACAGGCCGACCCAAACAAGGCCGACGACGCCCCCGCCGTGCGGATCCTTACGCCGGAGGAGCCGATCGTCAGCGCCGGGGAGGGGAACCTGTCCAGCGACACGCCGGAATTGAACGATCAGGCCCGCCGCAGCCGCGACCCCGACGACGCCCGGGATTTACTGGCGGATTCGCCGGACGCGCCTAGGTCTTCCCCGGACCGGGCCTCCCCCGACCGCCCCGCCGCCCCGCCGCCCCCGAGCCCCCGCTGA